One part of the Paenibacillus silvisoli genome encodes these proteins:
- a CDS encoding carbohydrate ABC transporter permease — MVENNRGFQFAAHLLMLLLALFCLLPFALLIISSITDEEALITNGYSFIPSALNMSAYKFLLMDSNSILKAYGVTVLVTVIGTVTNIVLTTLMAYPLSRKELPGRNVVAFFIFFTMLFSGGLVPSYMMWTQYFHIKNTLWALVVPGMLLSAFNIIMMRTYFTTNIPDAVVEAAKIDGGSESNILMKVVLPMSLPILATLGLLVGLSYWNDWLNGLYYVTDDSLFSIQVLLNKMLMDVQFLMSSASSGLGSDLSARLPSTAIKMAVAVLGVLPILVIYPFFQRFFVKGISVGAVKG; from the coding sequence TTGGTTGAGAATAATAGGGGATTTCAATTTGCCGCGCATCTTCTGATGCTGCTGCTGGCGCTGTTTTGCCTGCTTCCTTTCGCGCTTCTCATCATCTCATCGATTACGGATGAAGAGGCGCTCATTACGAATGGGTACTCGTTTATTCCATCGGCATTGAATATGTCGGCGTATAAATTTTTGTTGATGGACTCCAACTCCATTCTCAAAGCCTATGGCGTCACGGTGCTTGTAACCGTCATCGGGACCGTTACGAATATCGTGTTAACGACCTTGATGGCTTATCCGTTATCCCGGAAAGAGCTGCCTGGACGTAATGTCGTCGCGTTTTTCATTTTCTTCACGATGCTGTTCAGCGGCGGCTTGGTGCCTTCGTATATGATGTGGACGCAATATTTTCATATTAAAAATACGCTATGGGCGCTCGTCGTGCCGGGGATGCTGCTCTCGGCGTTTAACATCATTATGATGCGGACCTACTTTACGACGAATATACCTGATGCCGTCGTGGAAGCTGCGAAAATCGACGGGGGAAGCGAGTCCAATATTTTGATGAAGGTTGTTCTTCCGATGTCGTTGCCGATATTGGCGACCTTGGGGCTTCTTGTCGGACTGTCCTACTGGAATGATTGGCTCAATGGACTCTATTACGTCACGGACGACAGCTTGTTCAGCATTCAGGTTCTCTTGAATAAAATGCTAATGGATGTTCAGTTTCTCATGAGCAGCGCATCGTCCGGCTTGGGCAGCGACTTGTCGGCGAGGCTGCCTTCGACGGCGATCAAAATGGCTGTTGCCGTGCTGGGCGTTCTGCCGATTCTGGTCATTTATCCGTTCTTCCAGAGGTTTTTCGTGAAAGGGATCTCCGTTGGCGCGGTAAAAGGATAA
- a CDS encoding VOC family protein: MSHLITPHLWFDKEAIEAAEFYCTVFPDTSITSTTKLQNTPSGDCDMVSFNVFGQPFMAISAGPYFKTNPSISFIVNFDPSRLENARERIDEVWNKLSDGGAALMEIGKYPFSERYGWIQDKYGISWQLMLTNPDGEPRPAIIPSMLFVGHNCGKTEEARAFYLSVFRNTKPGSLLRYGPGMAPDVEGTVMFTDFMLENTWFAAMDSAHNHAFQFNEAVSLLVTCDTQEEIDYYWDKLSAVPDAEQCGWLKDKYGVSWQISPAAMDDMLTKGTPEQLERVTTAFLKMKKFHLAELQEAFLGH, from the coding sequence ATGAGCCATCTCATCACCCCTCACCTGTGGTTCGACAAAGAAGCGATCGAAGCCGCCGAGTTTTATTGTACCGTGTTCCCCGATACCTCGATTACGAGCACGACGAAGCTGCAAAATACCCCTTCAGGCGATTGCGATATGGTTTCGTTCAACGTCTTTGGGCAGCCTTTTATGGCCATCTCGGCCGGGCCTTATTTTAAGACGAACCCTTCCATCTCGTTCATCGTCAATTTCGATCCTTCTCGATTAGAGAACGCGAGAGAACGGATCGACGAGGTGTGGAACAAGTTATCCGACGGCGGTGCCGCGCTGATGGAGATTGGCAAGTACCCCTTCAGCGAGCGGTATGGCTGGATTCAGGACAAGTACGGGATCTCCTGGCAGCTCATGCTGACAAACCCGGATGGCGAGCCGCGGCCTGCGATTATTCCTTCCATGCTGTTTGTTGGCCATAACTGCGGCAAAACGGAAGAGGCGCGTGCATTTTATCTTTCGGTCTTCCGCAATACGAAACCGGGCTCTCTCCTCCGATACGGCCCTGGCATGGCGCCGGACGTCGAGGGGACGGTCATGTTCACCGACTTTATGCTGGAGAACACATGGTTCGCGGCAATGGACAGCGCCCATAATCATGCCTTCCAATTCAACGAGGCCGTTTCTCTGCTGGTCACGTGTGACACGCAAGAGGAAATCGACTATTATTGGGACAAGCTCTCTGCGGTACCTGATGCCGAACAGTGCGGATGGCTGAAAGACAAGTACGGCGTATCGTGGCAAATTTCCCCCGCCGCAATGGACGACATGTTGACCAAAGGCACGCCGGAACAGCTTGAGCGAGTCACTACTGCTTTTCTAAAGATGAAGAAGTTTCATTTAGCGGAGCTGCAAGAAGCTTTTCTCGGGCATTGA
- a CDS encoding ABC transporter permease yields the protein MLIPGCIYIFINNYIPMGGLIIAFKKMNYRLGILDSPWVGFKNFEFLFTTKEAWIITRNTILYNLAFIVLGTIIAVGVALLLNQIRQNTARKSYQTIILLPHLISIVVVSYLVFAFLSSESGFVNNSILEPLGIKPISWYSASKYWPFIIVIVGIWKSFGYSCIIYYATLVGIDKSYYEAAVIDGANRWKQMLHITLPGLKSIIIILTLMSISKIFYSDFGLFYQVPMNSGSLIDITNTIDTYVYRGLAELNNVGMASAAGFYQSIVGFLLVLVSNFVVKKIDEESALF from the coding sequence ATGCTCATCCCGGGATGTATCTATATTTTTATTAATAATTACATCCCGATGGGCGGTCTTATCATCGCGTTCAAAAAGATGAATTACCGGCTTGGTATATTGGATAGTCCATGGGTCGGATTTAAAAACTTCGAGTTTCTGTTCACAACGAAGGAAGCCTGGATTATAACGAGAAATACGATTCTGTATAATTTGGCCTTTATCGTCTTAGGCACGATCATCGCTGTCGGAGTCGCATTATTGCTCAATCAGATCCGGCAAAATACGGCGAGGAAGTCTTATCAAACGATCATTTTGCTGCCTCATTTGATCTCGATCGTCGTCGTGAGCTACCTCGTTTTTGCTTTTCTGAGCTCGGAATCGGGCTTCGTGAACAATAGTATTTTGGAGCCGCTGGGGATCAAACCGATCTCTTGGTATTCGGCTTCAAAGTACTGGCCGTTCATCATCGTCATCGTTGGCATTTGGAAATCGTTCGGTTATAGCTGCATTATCTATTACGCGACGCTTGTCGGGATCGATAAATCGTATTACGAGGCTGCCGTTATTGACGGAGCGAACCGGTGGAAGCAAATGCTCCATATTACGCTCCCGGGGCTCAAGTCCATCATCATTATTTTGACATTAATGAGCATCAGCAAAATCTTCTATTCCGACTTTGGATTATTCTATCAGGTTCCGATGAACAGCGGCTCCTTAATTGATATTACGAATACGATCGATACGTACGTTTACCGGGGCTTGGCGGAGCTGAACAATGTAGGCATGGCCTCTGCGGCCGGGTTTTATCAATCCATTGTCGGGTTCCTGTTGGTCCTGGTTTCCAATTTTGTTGTCAAAAAAATCGATGAGGAAAGCGCCTTGTTTTAG
- a CDS encoding ABC transporter substrate-binding protein has product MRMKKLFGSMTVIALLTSLISACGSNGANENAAQSNAAGTEAGAGTETSSETSTEKPYTVDLMMVGDAKTEDTKKVSEEISKMTRKLMNADVNITRVGFGSFQQQANLALSSGEKLDLFVTFALDISTLANSGQILPMTKLLESHGKDILNNLSVEDRRSVSINNEIYAIPTAKEKATNYGYIMRKDIADEIGVKPEEVKTYEQLEAIMTKAKEKHPDMYPIGLDFTNVYRPNTEDNLGTGPGIIDAVGDSTTVVNMIETDSYKSFVNNMYKWSQNGLVMPDAANNSESRISLLKAGKVMGGFSGLNPGNVDDIAKQVGQQFVVIELTKPFSITGHVSGMGWSLANGSENPEKAIEFLNLAHTNKDISNLLVNGIKGQHYVMVDEAKGIIDYPEGVNSGNTGWTSLPWATPNAAITYLWKGEPENKWDYLQQYNGAAQQSPAKGFRFNPESVANEITMVSNVDAKYSLALESGTLDPASTLPKYLDELKAAGVERIIEEKQKQLDAWLDEKK; this is encoded by the coding sequence GAATGCGGCGCAGTCAAATGCGGCAGGGACAGAGGCAGGAGCAGGGACCGAGACATCGAGTGAGACATCGACAGAGAAGCCGTACACGGTGGACCTCATGATGGTCGGAGACGCCAAAACCGAGGACACCAAAAAAGTGTCGGAAGAAATCAGTAAAATGACTAGAAAGCTCATGAACGCGGATGTCAATATTACGAGAGTCGGCTTCGGCTCGTTCCAGCAGCAAGCGAACCTGGCGCTGTCTTCCGGCGAAAAGCTGGATCTGTTCGTTACCTTCGCGCTGGATATTAGCACGCTGGCGAATAGCGGCCAGATTTTGCCGATGACCAAATTGCTGGAAAGCCACGGCAAAGACATTCTGAACAACCTGAGCGTGGAGGATCGCCGCAGCGTATCAATCAATAACGAAATCTATGCGATTCCGACCGCGAAAGAGAAAGCAACGAATTACGGATATATTATGCGGAAGGACATTGCCGATGAAATCGGCGTCAAGCCTGAAGAGGTGAAGACCTACGAACAGCTTGAAGCGATCATGACCAAAGCGAAAGAGAAGCATCCGGACATGTATCCGATCGGTCTTGACTTTACGAACGTGTACCGTCCGAATACGGAAGACAATCTAGGCACAGGCCCGGGGATTATCGATGCGGTGGGCGATAGCACGACGGTTGTGAATATGATTGAGACGGACAGCTACAAGAGCTTCGTGAACAATATGTACAAGTGGTCGCAGAACGGCTTGGTCATGCCGGATGCAGCGAACAACTCGGAAAGCCGGATCAGCCTGCTCAAAGCGGGCAAAGTCATGGGCGGCTTCAGCGGCTTGAATCCGGGCAACGTCGATGATATCGCGAAACAAGTAGGCCAACAATTCGTCGTGATCGAACTCACCAAGCCGTTCTCGATTACGGGCCATGTATCCGGTATGGGCTGGTCGTTAGCGAATGGCAGCGAAAACCCGGAAAAAGCGATTGAATTTTTGAACCTTGCGCATACGAACAAAGATATTTCCAACCTGTTGGTAAACGGCATTAAGGGCCAGCATTATGTGATGGTGGATGAAGCTAAAGGCATTATCGACTATCCGGAAGGCGTCAATTCGGGTAATACCGGCTGGACCTCGTTGCCTTGGGCAACGCCGAATGCCGCAATCACCTATCTCTGGAAAGGCGAGCCTGAGAATAAGTGGGATTACTTGCAGCAGTATAACGGCGCAGCGCAGCAATCGCCGGCCAAAGGCTTCCGTTTCAATCCGGAAAGCGTAGCAAATGAAATTACGATGGTCAGCAACGTCGATGCGAAATACAGTCTGGCTCTGGAATCGGGTACGTTGGATCCTGCGTCTACGCTGCCGAAGTATTTGGATGAGCTGAAGGCTGCCGGCGTGGAGCGTATTATCGAAGAGAAGCAAAAGCAGCTGGATGCATGGCTGGACGAAAAAAAATAA